A genome region from Coprococcus phoceensis includes the following:
- a CDS encoding site-specific integrase has product MSMSRKDSKGRVLRKGESQRKNDGRYIYQYTDSTGKRRVVYSNDLLELREKEKELVRNQLDGLESYCSGKTTLNYAFDRYISTKYDLKEHTRVNYKYMYNRFVRDTFGKRIINDIKYSDVKFFYCSLMNILGLQANTLDNIHTILHPTFQMAVRDNVIRNNPASGVMAEIKKANGKNKGIRHALTLEQQRAFLNYVSNSPVYCHWLPLFTALFGTGCRIGEMIGLRWEDLDYENKTISINHAAIYRVMENGKSEFHISSPKTEAGIRTIPMMQAVEQAFKDEYEAQKETGFNVQVVDGMSGFIFCNKDGIIHKPSVINSAIKRIYEAYNAEEIIKAKRESRRPVLIPHFSCHHIRHTFCTRFCENERNLKVIQSIMGHANIETTMDIYAEATDVKKKEAIKALENNSDIF; this is encoded by the coding sequence ATGTCAATGTCGAGAAAAGATTCAAAAGGCAGAGTATTAAGGAAAGGCGAAAGTCAGAGGAAAAACGACGGAAGGTATATCTACCAGTACACCGATTCGACAGGTAAAAGGCGGGTCGTTTATTCAAATGACCTGTTGGAGTTAAGGGAAAAGGAAAAAGAACTTGTTCGCAATCAGTTGGACGGTCTTGAAAGCTATTGCAGTGGAAAGACAACTTTGAACTATGCATTTGACAGGTATATTTCAACGAAGTATGATTTGAAAGAACACACACGGGTAAATTATAAGTATATGTATAACCGTTTTGTCAGAGATACTTTTGGAAAAAGAATCATCAATGATATAAAGTATTCTGATGTGAAATTCTTTTATTGTTCGTTGATGAACATATTGGGGTTACAGGCGAATACATTGGATAATATTCATACGATTCTGCACCCAACCTTTCAGATGGCAGTTAGGGACAATGTGATACGCAATAATCCGGCAAGCGGTGTAATGGCAGAAATCAAAAAGGCGAATGGAAAGAATAAGGGCATAAGACACGCACTTACATTGGAACAGCAGAGAGCATTTTTGAACTATGTATCGAACAGTCCTGTGTATTGCCATTGGTTGCCACTGTTTACAGCACTTTTTGGAACGGGATGTCGCATAGGAGAAATGATAGGGCTGCGTTGGGAAGATTTGGATTATGAGAATAAAACCATTAGTATAAACCATGCGGCTATCTATCGAGTAATGGAGAATGGAAAGAGTGAATTTCATATTTCTTCGCCAAAGACAGAAGCCGGGATTCGTACTATTCCGATGATGCAGGCTGTAGAACAGGCATTTAAGGATGAATACGAAGCACAGAAAGAAACCGGTTTTAATGTGCAAGTGGTTGATGGTATGAGTGGGTTTATCTTTTGCAATAAAGACGGAATTATCCATAAACCCAGCGTAATCAACAGTGCAATCAAAAGAATTTACGAAGCCTACAATGCCGAAGAAATTATTAAGGCAAAACGGGAGAGCAGACGCCCGGTATTGATTCCTCATTTTTCGTGTCATCATATCCGACACACATTTTGCACCAGATTTTGTGAAAATGAAAGAAATCTGAAAGTGATTCAAAGTATTATGGGTCATGCAAATATTGAAACAACGATGGATATTTATGCGGAAGCAACAGATGTGAAGAAAAAGGAAGCAATTAAAGCTCTGGAAAATAATAGTGATATATTTTAG
- a CDS encoding DUF6462 family protein, with protein sequence MQAKVNTKNFIRYDEGAERYSMSKHSFMKLAQDARAVYKINRITLVNVKIFEEYLESFRA encoded by the coding sequence ATGCAGGCAAAAGTGAACACAAAAAATTTTATAAGGTATGACGAGGGTGCGGAGAGGTATTCTATGAGTAAACACAGCTTTATGAAATTGGCACAGGATGCTCGTGCTGTTTATAAAATTAACCGTATCACATTGGTAAACGTGAAGATTTTTGAGGAGTATTTGGAATCTTTTCGGGCGTAG
- a CDS encoding helix-turn-helix transcriptional regulator: MNTVHRRTEIINILIIRRHTTANELAQEFGVSIRTIQYDIQALTPVYPIYTKQGENGGIFIREDYKPYANSLTPMEVAALHELYDWTEGIHKKVLFQVLRKYGPDKLQL; this comes from the coding sequence ATGAATACCGTACATCGTAGAACGGAAATAATCAATATTCTTATTATCAGACGACATACAACAGCGAATGAATTGGCACAGGAATTTGGCGTTTCCATTCGCACGATACAGTATGATATTCAGGCTTTAACTCCGGTTTATCCGATTTATACAAAACAGGGAGAGAACGGAGGAATTTTTATAAGAGAGGATTACAAGCCTTATGCCAATTCGCTGACACCTATGGAAGTAGCTGCCTTGCATGAATTATATGATTGGACGGAGGGCATACATAAAAAAGTTTTATTTCAAGTCCTAAGAAAATATGGACCGGATAAATTACAACTTTGA
- a CDS encoding MobC family plasmid mobilization relaxosome protein, whose translation MANRERQNELKIYLSDDEQYILDQKWKASGMKSKSAFIRHLILYGYVYDVNYEHLREYNTTLARIGNNLNQIAKRMNATGNVYKADVNEVKELMKQVWQSQKSMLSRQPSIRQ comes from the coding sequence ATGGCAAACCGAGAAAGACAAAATGAACTTAAAATCTATCTCAGCGATGACGAGCAATACATCTTAGATCAGAAATGGAAAGCCTCCGGCATGAAGAGCAAATCCGCATTTATTCGGCATCTGATTTTGTATGGCTATGTCTACGATGTAAACTACGAACACCTGCGGGAATACAACACCACGCTCGCCCGTATCGGCAATAATCTGAACCAGATTGCCAAGCGGATGAATGCTACTGGCAATGTCTATAAAGCCGATGTAAACGAAGTAAAGGAGCTGATGAAACAGGTATGGCAATCACAAAAATCCATGCTATCCAGGCAACCGTCCATAAGGCAGTAA
- a CDS encoding relaxase/mobilization nuclease domain-containing protein encodes MAITKIHAIQATVHKAVNYICNSQKTDESSLISSFGCSPETAAFDFKFALSKTNQADPNKAFHLIQAFAPGEVSYKEAHQIGVELADKLLEGKFSYIVSTHIDKGHVHNHIIFCAADNVNHEKYHDCKQTYYHIRRLNDELCSKHQLSVISPTNQRGKSYKEWTSGRNGTSWKIKLKQDIDEAIQNADTYEQCMELIRAKGYEIKGETIGENALKYISFRPLDREHFVRGSLKSLGAEYTKERIKERVETKALAQTQKRVPFPARKKPLIKDYSSRTLIDTSEEKFTQSPGLQHWAAIENLKIAASSYSKAGSIIELEKQIESKSVLAKTARNSLVETERQLKDLGQILKYAEQYQSNHIYHIRYRKSKDPDAYLRHHETELLLHDGAENMLKRFGISLKHFDIDKFRNDYNALYAKKEALQKTYKSAEKDIQALNRKLDNLNQYLDRTPGQEQTTNRKPEKDFTTL; translated from the coding sequence ATGGCAATCACAAAAATCCATGCTATCCAGGCAACCGTCCATAAGGCAGTAAACTATATCTGTAATTCCCAAAAAACAGATGAAAGTAGTCTCATTTCTTCCTTCGGATGCAGTCCTGAAACCGCTGCCTTTGACTTCAAATTTGCTCTGTCAAAAACAAATCAGGCAGACCCCAACAAAGCCTTTCATCTGATACAGGCTTTCGCTCCGGGAGAGGTATCTTATAAGGAAGCACATCAGATCGGTGTGGAGCTTGCCGACAAGCTGTTAGAGGGGAAATTTTCTTATATCGTTTCCACTCATATTGATAAAGGTCACGTTCACAACCACATCATTTTCTGTGCCGCAGATAATGTGAATCACGAAAAATATCATGACTGTAAACAGACCTACTACCACATTCGCCGCCTGAATGATGAGCTGTGTTCCAAGCATCAGTTATCCGTCATTTCTCCCACAAACCAGCGTGGTAAAAGTTATAAAGAATGGACATCCGGCAGAAATGGCACCTCGTGGAAAATCAAGCTCAAGCAGGACATTGATGAAGCAATTCAAAACGCTGATACATATGAACAGTGCATGGAGCTGATACGGGCAAAAGGTTATGAAATCAAAGGCGAAACCATTGGAGAAAACGCCTTAAAGTACATTTCCTTCCGCCCCCTTGACCGGGAGCATTTTGTCCGTGGCAGCTTAAAGTCTTTGGGTGCAGAATACACCAAAGAACGGATTAAGGAACGGGTAGAAACAAAGGCTTTAGCACAGACACAAAAACGTGTCCCATTCCCTGCCCGAAAAAAACCTCTTATCAAGGATTATTCTTCCCGAACGCTCATTGACACCTCGGAAGAAAAGTTCACGCAAAGCCCCGGTCTGCAGCATTGGGCAGCGATTGAAAATCTCAAAATCGCTGCCAGCAGTTACAGTAAAGCAGGTTCTATCATCGAGCTTGAAAAACAGATTGAAAGTAAGTCTGTTCTTGCAAAAACCGCACGGAACAGTCTTGTGGAAACAGAACGTCAGCTAAAGGATTTAGGACAGATATTGAAATACGCTGAACAATATCAGAGCAATCATATCTATCACATCCGTTACCGGAAATCGAAAGACCCTGACGCTTATCTCCGCCACCATGAAACAGAACTCCTGCTCCATGACGGTGCAGAAAATATGCTGAAACGCTTTGGAATCAGCTTAAAACATTTTGATATTGATAAGTTTCGTAATGATTACAATGCTCTGTATGCCAAGAAAGAAGCCTTGCAGAAAACCTATAAATCTGCTGAAAAAGACATACAGGCTCTCAACCGAAAACTGGATAATCTGAACCAGTATCTTGACCGGACTCCGGGACAGGAACAGACCACAAACCGCAAACCGGAAAAAGACTTTACAACGCTCTGA
- a CDS encoding helix-turn-helix domain-containing protein, translating to MHDIKQILAIAVREARTELGLSQEKLAETLNMDTRTILNIEAGRGNPKYDKLYPLITYLKIPADKIFYPANANQQPNLQKLLTLLNDCTEQEAADLLPMVRYLLDLLHKQDHPTL from the coding sequence ATGCATGACATAAAACAAATTCTTGCCATTGCAGTGCGTGAAGCCCGTACCGAACTCGGACTTTCACAAGAAAAGCTGGCTGAAACTCTTAATATGGATACCCGCACCATACTAAATATTGAAGCCGGACGTGGTAACCCCAAATATGATAAGCTGTATCCTTTGATTACATATCTGAAGATACCCGCCGATAAGATTTTCTACCCAGCCAACGCAAACCAACAGCCAAATCTCCAAAAACTCCTGACCCTGCTGAATGACTGCACGGAACAGGAGGCTGCGGATTTATTGCCTATGGTTCGTTATCTGCTTGATCTGCTGCACAAGCAAGACCATCCAACTCTGTAA
- a CDS encoding BlaI/MecI/CopY family transcriptional regulator, whose translation MSDLPQISEAEFEVMKIVWKHAPISTNEITDKLLQTTNWSPKTIQTLIKRLVNKGVLTYEKQSRVFVYTPVVKESEYIGQESNSFLERYYDGDITAMLSAYIENDRLSETEIDTLRSLLSKRSKKGGN comes from the coding sequence ATGAGCGATTTACCACAGATTTCTGAAGCTGAATTTGAAGTTATGAAAATCGTATGGAAACATGCGCCGATCAGCACCAATGAAATAACTGATAAATTATTACAGACTACGAACTGGAGTCCAAAAACAATACAAACTCTAATTAAACGTCTAGTGAACAAGGGCGTTCTGACTTATGAAAAACAAAGTCGGGTGTTTGTTTACACTCCAGTTGTGAAAGAAAGTGAATACATCGGTCAGGAAAGTAACTCTTTTCTAGAACGATACTACGATGGAGACATCACTGCCATGCTGTCTGCATATATAGAAAATGACAGACTGTCCGAAACGGAAATAGACACTCTCCGCTCTCTTCTTTCCAAGAGGTCAAAAAAAGGAGGTAATTAA
- a CDS encoding BlaR1 family beta-lactam sensor/signal transducer encodes MADFMIRFLICNVFISGIIGILLIAKRIFKVNLSSRMQYNLWFLLLGLLVVPFIPFRLIGFPQILSWLSSLKSSPTSGTRTAIGEAVGINPAGNADWMNDFALSVNSETPSSIGYILFGIWLVGILAMIILVIKSSIRLQNLKKSALPLQNPEVRKLYHRCMKEMGINRNIHVYSTAFLKSPIIVGLLKPCIYLPIHLISDYNESDMRYMLLHELQHYKHKDAIANYLMNFAGVIYWFNPLVWYALKEMRNDREVACDTSVLKMLEEDDYADYGNTLINFAEKISLTPFPFAAGLGGNMKQMKRRIINIASYEKPTFIKRVKGMTAFMLTAVLLLGFAPFISTYAADGSHYQWDSSSENISYVDLSTYFREYEGSFVLYDLENDAWSIHDMEHATLRVAPNSTYKIYDALFGLEEGVITPENSFIAWNGETYPFEAWNADQTLQSAMNSSVNWYFQAVDEQLGTSDVYSYVQEIGYGNENMSGDFSSYWMESSLEISPIEQVELLTKLQNNSFGFAPENINAVKDAICLSASDAGTFYGKTGTGRVNGQDVNGWFIGYIETADNTYFFATNISADSDATGGNATEITMSILSDMNIWK; translated from the coding sequence ATGGCTGATTTTATGATACGCTTTTTAATATGCAATGTATTTATCAGCGGTATCATCGGAATTCTTTTGATAGCCAAGCGGATATTCAAAGTCAACCTATCCAGCCGGATGCAGTATAATCTATGGTTCCTGCTACTTGGATTGTTGGTAGTTCCTTTTATACCGTTCCGTTTAATTGGGTTTCCGCAAATCCTCTCGTGGCTCAGTAGCCTGAAAAGTTCTCCTACTTCTGGCACCAGAACCGCCATAGGAGAAGCTGTTGGGATCAATCCAGCCGGAAATGCAGACTGGATGAATGACTTTGCCCTTTCGGTAAATAGTGAGACTCCATCCAGCATCGGATACATACTATTTGGAATATGGCTTGTAGGCATCCTTGCAATGATTATATTGGTAATCAAGTCCTCTATCCGCTTACAGAACTTGAAAAAATCTGCACTTCCCCTTCAGAACCCGGAAGTCCGAAAACTATATCATCGATGTATGAAAGAAATGGGAATTAACAGAAATATCCATGTTTACAGTACTGCATTTTTGAAATCTCCGATTATTGTGGGGCTTTTGAAACCTTGTATTTATCTGCCGATTCATCTCATCTCAGATTATAACGAATCGGACATGCGATACATGCTGTTACACGAGCTACAGCACTATAAGCACAAAGATGCTATTGCCAACTATCTAATGAACTTTGCCGGAGTAATATATTGGTTCAATCCTCTTGTCTGGTATGCTCTGAAAGAAATGCGTAATGACAGAGAGGTTGCCTGTGACACCTCTGTTTTAAAGATGCTTGAGGAGGATGATTATGCAGATTATGGTAATACACTGATCAATTTTGCGGAAAAGATTTCACTTACTCCATTTCCGTTTGCCGCCGGTCTTGGTGGAAACATGAAGCAGATGAAACGGAGAATTATCAACATTGCATCTTATGAGAAGCCGACATTTATAAAAAGAGTAAAAGGTATGACTGCATTCATGTTGACTGCTGTCCTTCTCCTTGGATTCGCACCTTTTATTTCTACATACGCAGCAGATGGAAGCCACTACCAATGGGATTCCTCTTCTGAGAATATTTCCTATGTAGACCTCTCCACATACTTCAGAGAATACGAAGGCAGCTTTGTTTTATACGATTTGGAAAACGATGCATGGAGTATACATGACATGGAGCATGCCACCTTACGGGTTGCTCCAAACTCCACCTACAAGATATACGATGCTTTGTTCGGATTGGAAGAAGGCGTCATTACACCAGAAAATTCGTTCATTGCATGGAATGGAGAAACCTATCCATTTGAAGCATGGAACGCAGATCAGACCTTACAGTCTGCAATGAACTCCTCTGTGAATTGGTATTTTCAAGCAGTAGACGAACAGCTTGGAACCTCTGACGTTTACAGCTATGTTCAAGAAATCGGATATGGTAACGAAAACATGAGTGGCGATTTCTCCTCTTATTGGATGGAATCCTCCTTGGAAATCTCTCCAATAGAACAGGTCGAACTTTTAACCAAGCTGCAGAATAACAGTTTCGGCTTCGCCCCTGAAAATATCAATGCAGTAAAAGATGCCATCTGCCTTTCAGCTTCCGATGCCGGAACATTCTACGGAAAAACCGGAACTGGCCGTGTTAATGGACAGGATGTAAACGGATGGTTCATCGGTTATATCGAAACTGCAGATAATACATACTTTTTTGCCACCAACATTAGTGCAGACAGCGATGCTACCGGAGGCAACGCAACTGAAATAACCATGTCTATCTTGTCAGACATGAATATCTGGAAATAA
- a CDS encoding WD40/YVTN/BNR-like repeat-containing protein — protein sequence MKKISNICGFIGIAIYAVLMIRISNLCQYGGTKVDLIPILILGVVLIATIIFGIVSSRKEEKIEKGKLFWGKCIVVVALTILFGGRIIYSAIPYNGALSWKIDEWRNQKKIELTHTNFFETGVEGILEDIETELDLPDELYVQNKFQLSFDKDGEIQSIYTYMYGRYENGDENTFLIDYDVDADSKMTVCINGVASKSYDDDMRLQPMLEILKNADYKTRVNNWAVEGYADDYEILYYGKREFNTMEGFVYLQGDVDGDGVDNTDNAIYSELNGGAVYGYEVSLHIPSESEVTPVRYFMEPEVIPLETIIDREEEQTIDDAKETESWYVDNSNGSVYYWLSENKEIGWRLVVTDAAAGSRYYELEKSSDGGETWNVINANPFNNKIGVALGIEFYDENLGVIGMTGASQDASTLYVTSDGGVTFTQMEFPMEEVTELPDIADELGYTIADYDYAEMPQVSDGQWTVIIKAEYSSYGGLRFTSNDNGKTWMYEGLSTGEGDLQ from the coding sequence ATGAAGAAAATTTCTAATATATGTGGTTTTATTGGAATTGCTATATATGCGGTGCTGATGATTCGCATTTCAAATCTATGTCAATACGGTGGGACGAAAGTGGACTTGATTCCAATATTGATTTTGGGTGTTGTTCTTATAGCAACAATCATTTTTGGAATTGTTAGCAGTAGAAAAGAAGAAAAAATTGAAAAAGGTAAACTGTTCTGGGGAAAATGTATTGTAGTTGTTGCCCTGACCATTTTGTTTGGAGGCAGGATTATTTATTCGGCAATCCCTTATAATGGTGCATTGTCATGGAAGATTGACGAATGGCGTAACCAAAAGAAAATTGAACTTACTCATACCAACTTCTTTGAGACAGGTGTAGAAGGAATCTTGGAAGACATTGAGACAGAGTTGGATTTACCGGATGAACTTTATGTTCAAAATAAGTTCCAGCTTTCCTTTGACAAAGATGGTGAAATTCAGAGTATTTATACTTATATGTATGGAAGATATGAAAATGGAGACGAAAATACATTCCTTATTGACTATGATGTGGATGCAGATTCAAAAATGACTGTGTGTATTAATGGAGTTGCGAGCAAATCTTACGATGATGACATGAGATTACAGCCGATGCTTGAAATTTTGAAAAACGCTGATTACAAAACAAGAGTAAATAACTGGGCTGTGGAAGGATATGCAGACGATTATGAAATTCTCTATTATGGCAAGCGGGAATTTAACACAATGGAAGGATTTGTATATCTTCAAGGTGATGTGGATGGTGACGGAGTGGACAACACAGACAATGCCATTTATTCGGAACTGAATGGTGGAGCTGTTTATGGATATGAAGTCTCGCTTCATATTCCAAGTGAATCTGAGGTGACTCCGGTACGTTATTTTATGGAACCGGAAGTGATTCCGTTAGAAACTATCATCGACAGGGAGGAAGAGCAGACTATTGATGATGCTAAAGAAACAGAATCCTGGTATGTAGATAATTCCAACGGTTCTGTATATTACTGGTTGTCTGAGAATAAAGAAATTGGATGGAGATTAGTAGTTACTGATGCGGCAGCAGGAAGCCGTTATTATGAATTGGAAAAGTCATCAGATGGTGGTGAAACATGGAATGTGATAAATGCCAATCCGTTTAACAACAAGATTGGCGTGGCACTGGGAATAGAATTTTACGATGAAAATCTTGGTGTGATTGGTATGACAGGCGCTTCACAGGATGCCTCAACTTTATATGTGACATCAGATGGCGGAGTTACTTTTACACAGATGGAATTTCCAATGGAAGAGGTTACGGAACTGCCGGATATTGCTGATGAACTAGGATACACAATCGCAGATTATGATTACGCAGAGATGCCACAAGTATCCGATGGACAATGGACTGTAATCATCAAGGCAGAATACAGCAGTTACGGAGGCTTGAGATTTACATCTAACGACAATGGAAAGACATGGATGTATGAGGGATTAAGTACAGGCGAAGGTGATTTACAATAA
- a CDS encoding DUF6070 family protein, which yields MALKKKSILLIMAFLIGCFVCACGKEDSIVDESLVEDTEDVSSTEEIKSAEEEAAEQWEKGYDLPLDEQEREEAETDCKKQMELYLDIYETADKGIASNVALDDQTVLEMQRKLKDAGCPVTTMVTYSNMENYESVDSFLKECMEGKSGSAVIYEVHNDGGLGRMKFIFDGTDMYVVSAKGIWNADNKPGISYISYTRLKEWKYTDKGWFCYELCVPEPPEVSEIVDGSSVIRIKPMTEEQREMSERLVLGLGYQGQNLLCSNWNTENMSELDYNGMFEYLYGMKYGEKFNSEDYPNGIPKEEFESLIMEYLPITAEQIREYAVFDEENHTYDWARLGCGNYAPTFFGTSLPEVTDIKENDDETVTLTVEAVCDMVICDDAVITHELTVRFAEDGSFQYLGNKILNDGIMQIPDYQYRIKE from the coding sequence ATGGCATTAAAGAAAAAAAGCATTTTGCTGATTATGGCATTTCTGATTGGATGCTTCGTATGTGCCTGTGGAAAAGAAGATAGTATTGTGGATGAATCTCTTGTGGAAGATACGGAAGATGTATCTTCCACGGAGGAGATAAAAAGTGCCGAGGAAGAGGCTGCAGAACAATGGGAAAAGGGCTACGACCTTCCGTTAGATGAACAGGAAAGGGAAGAAGCTGAGACTGACTGTAAAAAGCAGATGGAACTTTATCTTGACATTTATGAAACTGCAGATAAAGGGATAGCATCTAATGTTGCTTTGGATGATCAAACAGTTTTGGAAATGCAGAGGAAGCTAAAGGATGCAGGATGTCCGGTTACAACAATGGTAACATATTCTAACATGGAGAATTATGAAAGTGTTGACAGTTTTCTGAAAGAATGTATGGAAGGGAAAAGTGGTTCTGCAGTAATTTATGAAGTCCACAACGATGGTGGATTGGGCAGAATGAAATTCATTTTTGATGGAACAGATATGTATGTTGTAAGTGCAAAAGGAATCTGGAATGCTGATAATAAGCCGGGGATTTCATACATTTCCTATACAAGACTAAAAGAGTGGAAATATACAGATAAGGGATGGTTCTGCTACGAGTTGTGTGTGCCGGAGCCACCGGAGGTCAGTGAAATTGTGGATGGAAGCAGCGTGATTAGAATAAAACCTATGACAGAGGAACAGCGAGAGATGTCTGAGCGCCTCGTCTTGGGACTTGGATATCAGGGACAGAACCTTTTGTGTTCCAACTGGAATACGGAAAATATGAGTGAATTGGATTATAACGGAATGTTTGAATATCTGTATGGAATGAAATATGGAGAAAAGTTCAATTCCGAAGATTATCCAAATGGTATTCCAAAAGAAGAATTCGAAAGTCTGATTATGGAATATCTTCCGATAACAGCGGAGCAGATACGAGAGTACGCAGTATTTGACGAGGAAAACCACACATATGATTGGGCTCGATTAGGATGTGGAAATTATGCACCTACTTTCTTTGGAACTTCTTTGCCAGAGGTCACGGATATCAAAGAAAATGATGATGAGACAGTCACGTTAACGGTGGAGGCGGTTTGTGATATGGTTATTTGCGATGATGCAGTCATAACCCATGAACTTACGGTAAGGTTTGCAGAGGATGGCAGTTTTCAGTATTTGGGGAATAAAATCCTAAATGACGGAATTATGCAGATACCCGATTATCAATACCGAATTAAAGAATGA
- a CDS encoding DUF6070 family protein yields MEDVKWLLRRCGLPILLLLIFVIAGVVCWGELHTEKQKVAEEVWEPPVEIENSEAETEEAENAETSTESAYWFIPQASDDLLTEEEKEQLQSTVLPAAESVREIYKDIVIADAPSYSSGIGEFTKEQRKAVVEQLGRTGLVSVEEDTAMQNHEAIEAFYADYLDGQDSMVTVFEVQRDGLIGAVTFIYRKGELQTYYIGIRWREGGMPEIQGTSVSNVAEIKLTEKGYFIYAYEYVIAHASLRQYWRIEPLPEDCRELTQEYISGLSYVNYNLLVTDWDSSNVEDILMPCMYEDVYRISTGENLKTEGWKIPAEEYERIMTTYFPVSVEQLREHCGYDEGSNSYEYEMIYASPYPPFGEVVDYTQNADGTITLIVDGVWPDYNSDLAFRNTVVVQPFEDGTFRYLSNSIEQIELELPPIAKAH; encoded by the coding sequence ATGGAAGATGTGAAATGGCTGCTTAGAAGATGTGGTCTTCCGATTTTGCTGCTGTTGATTTTCGTAATAGCCGGAGTGGTCTGTTGGGGAGAACTGCATACAGAAAAGCAAAAGGTGGCAGAAGAAGTATGGGAGCCACCTGTAGAAATCGAAAATAGCGAAGCAGAAACAGAAGAAGCCGAGAATGCGGAAACTTCCACAGAGTCAGCATATTGGTTTATTCCGCAAGCCAGTGATGATCTCCTTACAGAAGAGGAGAAGGAGCAACTGCAGAGTACGGTTTTGCCAGCAGCAGAATCGGTCAGAGAAATCTATAAGGATATTGTAATTGCAGATGCACCAAGCTACTCTTCCGGTATTGGCGAATTTACCAAAGAGCAGAGGAAAGCTGTGGTGGAGCAATTGGGCAGAACCGGTCTGGTAAGTGTTGAAGAAGATACTGCTATGCAAAATCATGAAGCAATCGAAGCATTTTATGCAGATTACCTGGATGGACAAGACTCGATGGTTACGGTATTTGAAGTACAGAGAGATGGGCTGATTGGAGCAGTTACCTTTATCTATCGGAAAGGTGAGTTGCAGACCTATTACATAGGAATTCGGTGGAGAGAAGGTGGTATGCCAGAAATACAGGGAACTTCGGTAAGTAATGTGGCTGAGATTAAACTGACCGAAAAAGGATATTTTATCTACGCATATGAATATGTGATTGCACATGCAAGTTTGAGACAGTATTGGAGAATAGAACCGCTACCAGAAGACTGCCGGGAATTAACGCAAGAATACATATCAGGACTAAGTTATGTGAATTACAATCTGCTCGTTACCGATTGGGATAGCAGCAATGTGGAGGACATTCTGATGCCTTGTATGTATGAAGATGTTTATAGGATTTCTACGGGGGAAAATCTGAAAACTGAGGGTTGGAAGATTCCGGCAGAGGAATATGAAAGGATAATGACTACTTATTTTCCGGTATCGGTAGAACAGTTGAGAGAGCATTGTGGATATGATGAGGGCAGCAATAGCTATGAATATGAGATGATTTATGCCAGTCCATACCCACCTTTCGGAGAAGTAGTTGACTATACCCAAAATGCGGATGGAACGATTACACTTATCGTGGATGGAGTATGGCCGGATTATAATTCTGATCTCGCTTTTCGGAATACGGTTGTGGTCCAGCCATTTGAAGACGGAACTTTCAGGTATCTTTCCAATTCTATAGAACAAATAGAGTTGGAACTGCCGCCAATAGCAAAAGCACATTAA